A single Oryza brachyantha chromosome 8, ObraRS2, whole genome shotgun sequence DNA region contains:
- the LOC121055147 gene encoding uncharacterized protein LOC121055147, translating into MLVRAGHAVPSRVRIPSRRCSARVVSASVGRIFPPPTPRRVVGLPLHRRSHTHAAAAGRCSRLSRLRPRRSTSPSPSPRRHRALLRLCPCPSFPDRRNGRTTFVVVALISSVKRRHRSSPPPGDVLTVAAPSSFFRPSKRRSSSKSSPKFLVSLSKSKC; encoded by the exons ATGCTCGTCCGTGCCGGCCACGCCGTGCCCTCACGTGTGCGCATCCCGTCGCGCCGTTGCTCTGCCCGCGTCGTGTCCGCGTCCGTCGGTCGC ATTTTTCCTCCtcccacgccgcgccgcgtcgtcggGCTGCCTCTGCACCGGCGGTCGCACACCcacgccgcagccgccggccgGTGTAGTCGCCTCTCCCGCCTCCGTCCGCGCCGGTcgacgtcaccgtcgccgtcccctcgtcgccaccgggcGCTGCTTCGCCTGTGCCCGTGCCCCTCCTTCCCCGACCGGCGCAACGGCCGCACCAcattcgtcgtcgtcgcactGATTTCCTCCGTCAAGCGTCGGCATaggtcttcgccgccgccgggcgacgtcctcaccgtcgccgctccgtCGTCG TTTTTTCGCCCGTCGAAGCGCCGATCGTCCTCGAAGTCGtcaccgaagttcctcgtgagtctgagcaag agcaagtgttAG
- the LOC102703607 gene encoding nuclear nucleic acid-binding protein C1D, which produces MASTAAAAAAAGETALAVPPAVVSAAEDTLAAAESVGDRLAELVAAAGADPDAIAELPPLRRARAFLAMAQAATSLFAARLRCSGVDPDEHPIKKEFERLSLWEEKLNRFEDWDKAPLRPTTTVNTQAAARFIGHSLSHLTADQKRSMQAISKGEGGSYSGNKRKPQPPFQNKKSVRAATEEFLAKAALELSGHNGSKVKGPIRLISDEDED; this is translated from the exons ATGgccagcaccgccgccgccgccgctgcggcgggGGAGACCGCTCTGGCGGTGCCTCCCGCCGTGGTTTCCGCCGCGGAGGACACGCTCGCGGCCGCCGAGTCCGTCGGGGACCGCCTTGCCGAGCTGGtcgctgcggcgggcgcggaccccgacgccatcgccgagctcccgccgctgcgccgcgcgcgcgcgttcCTCGCCATGGCGCaggccgccacctccctcttCGCAG CGCGGCTTAGGTGTTCGGGAGTTGATCCGGATGAACACCCTATCAAGAAGGAATTC GAGAGGTTAAGCTTGTGGGAGGAAAAGTTAAATCGGTTTGAGGACTGGGACAAGG CACCATTGCGTCCAACCACTACTGTGAATACACAGGCAGCAGCAAGGTTCATTGGTCACTCGTTGTCCCATTTGACAGCTG ATCAGAAGAGGAGCATGCAGGCAATCAGTAAAGGAGAAGGAGGGAGTTACTCtgggaacaaaagaaaaccacAGCCCCCATTTCAAAATAAGAAATCTGTTCGTGCTGCCACAGAAGAATTCCTTGCAAAAGCTGCTCTGGAGCTTAGTGGGCATAATGGTAGCAAGGTGAAGGGCCCTATTAGACTCATCTCTGATGAAGATGAGGACTAA
- the LOC102709863 gene encoding uncharacterized protein LOC102709863, protein MRKAKVVLAQPAARAPPSPLLPRHVRGGAVGVGEEVYRARAKFKNLLQDYEELLKETHAKKKRLQVEKLKKQKLLAEVKFLRSRYRSMSENPSQTFVYRVKNPALPPTLQHNGWVHGDEHQTFQAIGSPSKGPSAHRRLKSAPRTSPVIDLNEACQPSSEEMEELHGYQQPVRAGKVMKYPMEDDGATGAGPSNAKMAAFWDARSAASRAGKRKISWQDQLALRV, encoded by the exons ATGAGGAAGGCCAAGGTGGTCTTGGctcagccggcggcgagggcgccgccgtcgccgctgctgccgaggcacgtccgcggcggcgccgtgggtGTCGGGGAGGAGGTGTACAGGGCGAGGGCCAAGTTCAAGAACCTCCTCCAGGACTACGAGGAGCTCCTCAAG GAAACTCatgcaaagaaaaagagatTACAGGTGGAGAAGCTGAAGAAACAGAAACTTTTGGCTGAAGTGAA GTTTTTGCGGAGCAGGTACAGATCAATGTCTGAAAATCCATCACAGACGTTTGTCTATAGAGTGAAGAATCCGGCATTGCCACCCACATTGCAGCATAATGGTTGGGTTCATGGTGACGAGCATCAAACATTTCAGGCTATTGGAAGCCCTAGCAAAGGCCCATCAGCGCACCGAAGACTGAAATCTGCTCCAAGAACATCTCCGGTGATTGATCTCAATGAGGCTTGCCAGCCG AGTTCTGAAGAGATGGAGGAACTTCATGGTTACCAGCAGCCTGTTAGGGCTGGCAAGGTCATGAAGTACCCAATGGAGGATGATGGTGCCACGGGTGCTGGTCCTAGTAATGCGAAAATGGCGGCATTCTGGGATGCCCGGAGCGCCGCCTCCCGAGCTGGTAAGAGAAAGATCTCATGGCAGGATCAGTTAGCTCTTAGAGTATAG
- the LOC102710142 gene encoding F-box protein SKIP1-like: protein MAIGETPPAAEEERDWSDMTPACLAEAFSRLGLEDLWRGAMACCRSWRDAATSRPALFAALDLEPAFASVGADAAEWWTPAFQRRVDAMLRSASSLAAGELREVRVRHCSDDALAFAAERSPKLSILSIRSSPSVSDRSMLSIASCCRMLTELDISYCHEVSYKSLEMIGQNCPNLIVLKRNIFNWLDSSEHIGIVPDDYLRDCPQDGDREAIAISKFMQNLKHLVIRFSKLSVVGLNAISGGCKELEVLDLYGCANLTLRGIQQATSNMKNLKELEKPNFYIPRSSFHMGRYGHWQLYDERFQTNVFQI from the exons ATGGCCATAGGCgagacgccgccggcggcggaggaggaaagGGACTGGTCAGATATGACCCCGGCCTGCCTGGCGGAGGCGTTCTCTCGGCTGGGCCTGGAGGACCTGTGGCGCGGCGCCATGGCGTGCTGCCGCTCGTGGCGGGACGCCGCGACCTCCCGCCCCGCGCTCTTCGCGGCGCTCGACCTCGAGCCGGCCTTCGCGTCCGTCGGCGCCGACGCAGCCGAGTGGTGGACGCCCGCCTTCCAGCGCCGCGTTGACGCCATGCtccgctccgcctcctcgcTCGCCGCGGGGGAGCTCCGGGAGGTCCGCGTCCGGCACTGCTCCGACGACGCACTCGCGTTCGCCGCCGAAAG GTCTCCAAAGCTCAGTATTCTTTCCATTAGGAGCAGCCCAAGTGtaagtgatcgatcgatgctcAGTATTGCATCATGCTGCCGTATGCTTACTGAATTGGACATTAGCTACTGTCATGAGGTTTCATACAAGTCACTAGAGATGATTGGCCAGAACTGCCCAAACCTGATTGTACTCAAACGGAACATATTCAATTGGCTTGATTCATCGGAGCATATTGGCATAGTTCCTGATGATTATCTAAGAGATTGCCCCCAAGATGGTGACAGAGAAGCCATTGCAATTTCTAAGTTCATGCAAAATTTGAAGCATCTTGTAATTAGGTTCTCAAAGCTGTCTGTCGTTGGCCTCAATGCAATCTCAGGAGGATGCAAGGAATTGGAGGTTCTTGACTTATATGGCTGTGCCAATTTGACTCTCAGGGGAATACAACAGGCTACTTCTAACATGAAAAATCTGAAGGAACTAGAGAAGCCCAATTTCTACATACCCAGATCCTCCTTCCACATGGGGAGGTATGGGCACTGGCAGTTATACGATGAAAGGTTCCAGACAAATGTATTCCAGATATAA